ATTGATAGCTCTTGGAATTTCTCGCACAAAAGTTGAGTGGACCCCGTCCCCCCCGTGCTTTTCCACCATTTCCTAACGAACCTCTGTTTCTGCAGTAGTTGGCCGCGGCATGTTTTCGTAGAGTAACAGGTTAaggatttaaattttatttttcataaaaaagtTGCCATTTAAAGTGATCTCTTTATATTCATATGAGTGTCACTTATACCTGTATAATTCGATTGTAGTTTAGCATCGTAGATTTTTCGTAACTCTACTGGATCAACCTTGGTATAGATTACAGTAGAAATATGTGTAGACGGTgatgagacaaaaaaaaaatcattttatagctttcttttttttttttaataaaattttttattccaTCCCCATCACTCTGTGATTCTGTGAtccataatttttaaaaaataaataaaaaagaaaaacaaatttctaCATCTTCAGTCTAAGTAGTCTACCACAAGAACAAGAAGCTACATCTCAGTTAAGGCTCACAGTGAAGAGTTCAAGTAATAGAGCGAATATGACAAGAACCGCCCTTATTTTGGCTGACAGCTCAAAGGTAGCTTCTTTCTCTATTGTTGTGTACTTATTGGCTACTTCTTTATTGCCAGACTGTCTATTTCAACAATTGATGTGTTAATTTTCTCACAATTTGCTGTTTTTAATGTTGACCATTTATGTGTTTCCCTTGAAAGATTTATAAAGATCCCTTGTGTTTGTTGGGtaagctgaaaattttcaatttcttttctcCCTCGTTCCCTGTATCAGACTCTCAGTTTGGCAGACAAATTGCCTAAATCATCTAAATCATTGTTTCTGTAGGCGTTGTTGTTAAAGTTCAAGTCTTTTTGCATTAAATCTTTCTATGTTGCTCTTTGCTTTGAATTTCTGTCATGGTGGATTATATTCCCCTTTTCTTATATTCAGCAGGGTGAGTCAACTTTTTCAACTATGAAACCCCCATTAATCTTTTTCAAACCAGTAGAATGCTTGGCATTTTTGCCTGTAATTGGATAggatcttttgtttcttgcatgtaAATGTCTGCACAGTTGTTGAGATCTTTCATTGCCTACGTTGGACTCTCCAACCTAATGCAAATTAAAAGTGTCAATGTCAGTCTTGTTGGTTTCGACATATGCACACCATAATGCTTCAATCTAATTATTTAACAAAAACCTTTACTGGGCAAGAGATGTAGATTTGAGTAACTGATTAACATcctatcattaaaaaaaaaacataggtATAAAAATAATTCTGGATTACTCTTTAACATTTGATGCTCAagattgttttattttttcatttttcatttttcaacttTCACTCTcactgtctctctctctctctccctctctgcCCTCTTGGTATTAGAAGCAGAAGGTTGAGGATCATGTCCAGTTACTCATGGCTGTATATAATATTTCACCGTCTCCTTCCTGCATTAGACGATCGGAAGAGTTAAGGGTCCCCTTTGAATTGTGGACTATAAGTTATCGTTTCTTGTCTTAGTAAGTTAACTATAATCTGTTGATATAAATTATATATCGATCTTATAAActgaaattgaagaaaactCATGGTCAAACACCAGTACTAATTGAGCTCTTCTATACGCTTTCTGTTGGAGGCCTATCACCTACATGGTTGGCTAATGCTTTTAGTAGGCAAGAGCATGGAGAAGATGGAAATCTTGCCAACTATGCTTTTAACCTACAACTCTGATTCCTTGAAGCCTTTTGGCTTCCACTGACATATTACTCTCTCTTATATAGAATATTCAAGGATAGCTCTTGAAAAAATTAGGGGGCTTCCACAGGTCAAGCTAGAGCCAGTGATGATGTCTGAAACCTTCGTGATAGATAACAATGAGGTGAGCGTTCATTTGAATGATAGGATCCCTGCTGAAATTGCTGAGAATTTTAAAGAATTCTTTCCTGAGGATGGCGATCTTAGTCTTGAAGAAGTCCTACTACAACAGGTACTTCAGATTTTTCACCGCTTCTCTGTCATCTGGAGGATGTAGATATACGCTTCTCCTGTATAACAATATTATGAGCTTTATTAGTGAAATCCTCGTGTATCTATCCCTTTTATCTCGTAGGAAAGCGCTTTCCAGTATATTCAAGCAAATGGAAAAAACAAGGATAAGACCTCAAATAATGGTCAAACCAGTAATAGGAGTCAGCCAATTGTGCAAGAAGGTGAATGTTCCAGTGGTGCAACTGATCAATTGCAATCGGCTACGGATGAAGCTTTAGCTAGAGCCTTGCAGGAGTATTTCTACATAAATGAGCCTAATGGTACTGTGGCTGGTAAGAGACCCATTCttgtacacacacacaaatgTTAATGGTTATCTGGTAGTGAACATAACACTAAGGGTCTCGCTTATCTATGTTACTAACACTCATAATCACCTATATATTATCCACAGAAAGCAGAGAGCCAACTCCTAGTGAAACACCAGTTAGGGTATGTGGATATATTGTTTTTCGTTCCTGTACTTTTTCTGCATCATGTAGTTAGCTCAAGTTAATGTCCAAAGTTCATGCGAAATTGCAGGTTACAAATCATTCTTTAAGGCAAGATGATATAGATCCAGATAACATGACTTATGAGGTAATGATGGTCACTGCAGAATTTTACATACCCAGTTTATTTTTGGCAGATAACAAGCTATGGCACCTTTTTGACCATCTCCTAGTAGTTGTACATCGGTGGATAATTGCTTTATGATAGATATATGCCTTAATTGGCATTAAAACTAAATGACAGAAAGTGTTAGCTACCTCATCAACAAAATGAATATAGaacaaagaaatttcatctTGTGGTTTGCAAGAGACTGGGATTTCGATTCCATGTGAGGGTTGATGGGAATATTTTCCAAGTGCTGTTGTCACTTCTGAAAGTATACAAGACTATACGAAATAAAAATTTGATAACATCTCATTGTACTTTTGATAACATTTTACATCTTTAGAACTCTCATCTTTGATTGATTTCTATGGTTTTTGAAGAGGATTAATATGCATGGTTAAATTAAATCCTCTGTAATTATCTGCATTTTTTGCATCATTAGTTAAATTTCAAGAATTGCTTGTCTTAGGAACTGCAATCTTTAGGGGAAGCCGTTGGTCACGAGAGCAAAGGGCTTTCAGAAGTTCTCATTGCTCGACTACCCACATTCAAATACAAAACGGGGCTGTTCTCCAAGAAACGGAAAAAAGAGTAGGGACGATCTTATCAACAATACTTTTATGTTTATTAGTGCTCCCTGTCAATAGTTTGTGTCTGTAAATGTGCTTGTTTTATGTATGCATTGTTGCTAGACATGAAGTAACCTGTCCCTTCAGAGTTGATCACTTTAGAACCCTACATACCAAAACTCAGGTGATTGTTCAACTTGTCTGCCATTTCCTGCTGCTGAGAAAAAGGATCCCTAGATTCTCAGAACCAGGTAGGAATTAAATACTTAATCCTTGTTGTCTAGTACTATAAACAAGTGGAAGCATAATCTTAGGGAAGAAATTAAAGTTGTAACAAATTTTAGTCTTCTAGTCTAGTAATAAACAAGTGGAAGAGACCTTTGAAGTCAATAATCAAGTGCAGGAGGCTCCTGCCAATTTACAGCCTAGGAAAAGCCTGATCTACAAAACCTGAATGGTGAAAATTCATATTGCTTCTTTCTGCTATCTATTTCACAGTAAGTACTGTCAAATTGGTTTTTCCTTTGTAGTTGAGTTGGTTTCTGGTTTTTATTGCTGTACTTATATGTTTCAAAATCAGTCCATCATGTGGAGAGTGTCTGACAGCAGTGGTTGCATTGCATGCTTGTCCTCTGCTTCTTTAGTCTGTCACAAGTATTCCCTTCTGAAACGAAAATAAGGTAAAACtgcgcccccccccccccccctcccccaaaaaaaaaaaaaaaaaaaagagaaataagGTAAACCTAAAAATTTCCTAGAACCAGGTTATTGCTGTACCTGATCAGGTTACATAAATTATCATGGACTAGAAGATTGTGTTCTTTGCGAGTGGGAGTAAAAGATGTCTTTCTGATTATCATGACTTGTTACGTGTCTGCATTTTAGGTGTGTGATATGTTGCTCAGAGTATAAAAGTGGGGCTCGCTTGACCACTTTGCCTTGTGCACACCAGTATCATTCAGAGTGCATAACACGCTGGTTGAAACTGAATAAAGTAAGATATTGCTTGTTTGGTGTTATGTTATTCATAGTTATGCATCAGAGTTGTCTATAGTGATTGCAAAGAGTTGGCTGTTCCTTTCGAGTAAACTTGCATGTAGTTTTCCTGATAGAGTAGCTATCATGTGGTGCTAAAATGGTTTTTCATTTGCTTTTATCATGTTCATGGACTAGTATGTTTGTTATAAATCCAGTGGACAATATGCTGCTTTACTGTCTGTCACCAACAAACCATGGAAG
This portion of the Coffea arabica cultivar ET-39 chromosome 2e, Coffea Arabica ET-39 HiFi, whole genome shotgun sequence genome encodes:
- the LOC113730103 gene encoding uncharacterized protein isoform X4, which produces MMSETFVIDNNEVSVHLNDRIPAEIAENFKEFFPEDGDLSLEEVLLQQESAFQYIQANGKNKDKTSNNGQTSNRSQPIVQEGECSSGATDQLQSATDEALARALQEYFYINEPNGTVAESREPTPSETPVRVTNHSLRQDDIDPDNMTYEELQSLGEAVGHESKGLSEVLIARLPTFKYKTGLFSKKRKKEIAPSAKRRSEKINWPKTTKRREVSGLCYWRVYSCSLTTLEFWCKTGNDLLLLRLEVLY
- the LOC113730103 gene encoding uncharacterized protein isoform X3, which codes for MLKIVLFFHFSFFNFHSHCLSLSLPLCPLGIRSRRLRIMSSYSWLYIIFHRLLPALDDRKKYSRIALEKIRGLPQVKLEPVMMSETFVIDNNEVSVHLNDRIPAEIAENFKEFFPEDGDLSLEEVLLQQESAFQYIQANGKNKDKTSNNGQTSNRSQPIVQEGECSSGATDQLQSATDEALARALQEYFYINEPNGTVAESREPTPSETPVRVTNHSLRQDDIDPDNMTYEGKPLVTRAKGFQKFSLLDYPHSNTKRGCSPRNGKKKLPRLPRGGPRRLIGPRPLKEEK
- the LOC113730103 gene encoding E3 ubiquitin ligase BIG BROTHER-related-like isoform X6, with product MMSETFVIDNNEVSVHLNDRIPAEIAENFKEFFPEDGDLSLEEVLLQQESAFQYIQANGKNKDKTSNNGQTSNRSQPIVQEGECSSGATDQLQSATDEALARALQEYFYINEPNGTVAESREPTPSETPVRVTNHSLRQDDIDPDNMTYEELQSLGEAVGHESKGLSEVLIARLPTFKYKTGLFSKKRKKECVICCSEYKSGARLTTLPCAHQYHSECITRWLKLNKNCPVCQEEVRED
- the LOC113730103 gene encoding uncharacterized protein isoform X5 — protein: MLKIVLFFHFSFFNFHSHCLSLSLPLCPLGIRSRRLRIMSSYSWLYIIFHRLLPALDDRKKYSRIALEKIRGLPQVKLEPVMMSETFVIDNNEVSVHLNDRIPAEIAENFKEFFPEDGDLSLEEVLLQQESAFQYIQANGKNKDKTSNNGQTSNRSQPIVQEGECSSGATDQLQSATDEALARALQEYFYINEPNGTVAESREPTPSETPVRVTNHSLRQDDIDPDNMTYENCPVCQEEVRED
- the LOC113730103 gene encoding uncharacterized protein isoform X1, with the protein product MLKIVLFFHFSFFNFHSHCLSLSLPLCPLGIRSRRLRIMSSYSWLYIIFHRLLPALDDRKKYSRIALEKIRGLPQVKLEPVMMSETFVIDNNEVSVHLNDRIPAEIAENFKEFFPEDGDLSLEEVLLQQESAFQYIQANGKNKDKTSNNGQTSNRSQPIVQEGECSSGATDQLQSATDEALARALQEYFYINEPNGTVAESREPTPSETPVRVTNHSLRQDDIDPDNMTYEELQSLGEAVGHESKGLSEVLIARLPTFKYKTGLFSKKRKKEIAPSAKRRSEKINWPKTTKRREVSGLCYWRVYSCSLTTLEFWCKTGNDLLLLRLEVLY
- the LOC113730103 gene encoding uncharacterized protein isoform X7, whose protein sequence is MMSETFVIDNNEVSVHLNDRIPAEIAENFKEFFPEDGDLSLEEVLLQQESAFQYIQANGKNKDKTSNNGQTSNRSQPIVQEGECSSGATDQLQSATDEALARALQEYFYINEPNGTVAESREPTPSETPVRVTNHSLRQDDIDPDNMTYENCPVCQEEVRED
- the LOC113730103 gene encoding uncharacterized protein isoform X2, which codes for MLKIVLFFHFSFFNFHSHCLSLSLPLCPLGIRSRRLRIMSSYSWLYIIFHRLLPALDDRKKYSRIALEKIRGLPQVKLEPVMMSETFVIDNNEVSVHLNDRIPAEIAENFKEFFPEDGDLSLEEVLLQQESAFQYIQANGKNKDKTSNNGQTSNRSQPIVQEGECSSGATDQLQSATDEALARALQEYFYINEPNGTVAESREPTPSETPVRVTNHSLRQDDIDPDNMTYEELQSLGEAVGHESKGLSEVLIARLPTFKYKTGLFSKKRKKECVICCSEYKSGARLTTLPCAHQYHSECITRWLKLNKNCPVCQEEVRED